In the genome of Granulibacter bethesdensis CGDNIH1, one region contains:
- a CDS encoding GNAT family N-acetyltransferase, translating into MAFPQAALTLIGDTSKPHRLTLRPRRPSDADALFLTMADPDMMRWWSRAPFEYVEDLREYFANDDQSNWRSWAVVRTGEELAVGFVAAGQKREGVSEIGYLLAREAQGHGYAREAVAILIDQLLAEGQRRIFADTDPDNQSSIALLTRLGFTLEGRLRAEWQTHIGVRDSLIYGLLAEEWSSRTAG; encoded by the coding sequence ATGGCATTCCCACAAGCAGCACTGACCTTGATCGGCGACACGTCAAAGCCACATCGCCTGACACTGCGCCCACGCCGTCCGTCCGACGCTGACGCCTTATTTTTAACGATGGCCGATCCAGACATGATGCGGTGGTGGTCTCGCGCACCCTTTGAGTATGTCGAGGACCTGCGGGAGTATTTCGCCAACGACGATCAATCGAACTGGCGCTCATGGGCGGTTGTACGGACAGGTGAAGAGCTTGCCGTTGGCTTCGTGGCGGCAGGCCAGAAACGCGAAGGTGTGTCCGAGATCGGCTATCTGCTTGCGCGCGAAGCGCAGGGGCATGGGTATGCGCGCGAAGCTGTCGCCATACTGATCGACCAATTATTAGCCGAGGGACAACGGCGCATTTTCGCCGATACCGATCCGGACAACCAGTCATCGATCGCGCTGTTGACGAGGCTCGGCTTCACGCTGGAGGGGCGCCTGCGGGCCGAATGGCAGACGCATATCGGCGTTCGGGATTCTCTGATTTACGGGCTTCTGGCGGAGGAATGGTCATCCCGGACAGCGGGATAG
- a CDS encoding winged helix-turn-helix transcriptional regulator, protein MACSIAAVMGAIGDRWGMLIMRDLLLGIRRYDDLRQSSGVTNATLSDRLKLLEENGLVERRQYQTRPDRFEYQPTGKGRDLGLLMQAMVQIGDQWNLSNLEGPPLDFIDRRTGQGVKLITVNRETGESVERDHLGVRPGRGADALMTWRLSRGSERAESSSVRSGQSQGADYPAVRDDHSSARSP, encoded by the coding sequence ATGGCTTGCTCGATCGCCGCCGTGATGGGCGCGATCGGGGATCGCTGGGGTATGCTCATCATGCGGGACCTGCTGCTCGGCATTCGCCGTTATGACGACCTGCGCCAATCGAGTGGTGTCACCAACGCCACCCTGTCGGACCGGCTGAAACTGCTGGAGGAAAACGGGCTCGTCGAGCGACGACAGTATCAGACACGGCCCGATCGGTTCGAATATCAGCCGACCGGAAAAGGTCGCGATCTCGGCCTCCTCATGCAGGCAATGGTGCAGATCGGCGACCAGTGGAACCTGTCCAACCTCGAAGGACCGCCCCTCGACTTCATCGACAGGCGAACGGGCCAAGGCGTCAAATTGATTACCGTCAATCGGGAAACGGGCGAGTCAGTCGAGAGGGATCATCTCGGCGTGCGGCCAGGGCGCGGCGCCGACGCGTTAATGACCTGGCGGCTCTCACGGGGATCCGAACGTGCAGAGTCCTCTTCAGTCCGTTCCGGCCAAAGTCAGGGCGCGGACTATCCCGCTGTCCGGGATGACCATTCCTCCGCCAGAAGCCCGTAA